Proteins found in one Desulfovibrio sp. genomic segment:
- a CDS encoding DUF4911 domain-containing protein — protein sequence MPRARSSASGPPSLRERRKPAPALPPPTRSASLLVRIAPEHTGLFRFLLEAYEHIAYFTVLENKTALLRVIFSPHRERDAREALAQMAQSLPFTVEEWPRRT from the coding sequence ATGCCGCGCGCACGAAGTTCCGCTTCCGGACCGCCCTCACTGCGCGAAAGGCGCAAACCGGCTCCCGCACTGCCGCCGCCAACGCGCAGCGCCAGCCTTTTGGTGCGGATTGCGCCGGAGCATACGGGGCTCTTCCGATTTTTGCTTGAGGCCTATGAACACATCGCCTATTTTACCGTGCTTGAAAACAAGACCGCCCTGCTGCGGGTTATTTTTTCACCGCACAGAGAGCGAGATGCACGCGAGGCTCTGGCCCAGATGGCCCAAAGCCTGCCATTTACTGTTGAGGAATGGCCCAGGCGGACGTAA
- a CDS encoding AzlD domain-containing protein, which yields MNESGWFSTHAALMLCLLGSVLVTVLPKILPVTFLKGDSLPPLLRHWLSFVPVAVMAALVGPDVFFYEGHFNAGPSNLFLMVALPSLLVAWWSKNYFLTIAFGIGLVILARWTGLY from the coding sequence ATGAACGAAAGCGGATGGTTCAGCACCCATGCGGCCCTGATGCTCTGCTTGCTTGGCAGTGTTCTGGTTACCGTTCTGCCAAAGATTCTGCCTGTCACCTTTTTGAAGGGCGACAGCCTGCCCCCGCTGCTGCGGCACTGGCTATCCTTTGTGCCCGTTGCCGTCATGGCCGCCCTGGTGGGGCCGGACGTGTTCTTTTACGAAGGGCATTTCAACGCCGGGCCTTCCAACCTGTTTCTGATGGTGGCCCTGCCCTCCCTGCTGGTCGCGTGGTGGTCAAAGAATTATTTTCTCACCATTGCTTTTGGCATCGGGCTGGTGATTCTGGCACGCTGGACCGGGTTGTACTGA
- a CDS encoding AzlC family ABC transporter permease, which yields MSGISSASPLAEGLRRALPIVLGYLPVGFAFGVLAVKNNIPPSLAVAMSVLMFSGSGQFVFAGMWGAGASALSIMAAVFIVNLRYLLQSAAESPWLAGLPRGQRFLLGLGLTDETFAVHVTAFQNGWQRSLTTLFVCNQTAQLGWVSGAAIGAFCGELVSDVKPLGLDYALTAMFLALLVPQCVSRLHVLVALFTTTLSISLKAAGMTQWNIAVATVLGASLGTWLLVRKAQHEGAPLDLADRQNKDADGRNLSNMVAQRTEEAES from the coding sequence ATGTCCGGCATATCTTCCGCTTCCCCCCTGGCGGAGGGCCTGCGACGCGCACTGCCCATTGTGCTGGGCTACCTGCCCGTAGGCTTCGCTTTTGGGGTTCTTGCAGTCAAGAACAACATCCCGCCCTCTTTGGCTGTCGCCATGTCCGTGCTCATGTTTTCCGGCTCCGGCCAGTTCGTGTTCGCGGGCATGTGGGGCGCTGGCGCAAGCGCGCTCTCCATCATGGCAGCGGTCTTTATTGTAAACCTGCGCTACCTGTTGCAATCCGCCGCAGAATCCCCCTGGCTGGCGGGCCTGCCGCGCGGGCAACGCTTTTTGCTGGGCCTCGGCCTCACGGACGAGACCTTTGCCGTCCACGTCACAGCTTTTCAGAACGGCTGGCAGCGAAGCCTCACCACACTCTTTGTCTGCAACCAGACCGCGCAGCTGGGCTGGGTTTCCGGTGCGGCCATCGGTGCGTTCTGCGGCGAGCTTGTGAGCGATGTCAAGCCGCTGGGTCTTGATTATGCGCTCACAGCCATGTTTCTGGCACTGTTGGTGCCGCAGTGCGTCAGCCGCCTGCACGTGCTGGTGGCGCTCTTTACCACCACGCTTTCCATCAGCCTCAAGGCTGCGGGCATGACCCAATGGAACATTGCCGTTGCCACGGTGCTGGGCGCGAGCCTTGGCACATGGCTCTTGGTGCGCAAGGCGCAGCACGAGGGCGCGCCCCTTGACCTTGCCGACCGGCAAAACAAGGATGCAGACGGCCGCAATCTCAGCAACATGGTGGCACAGCGCACAGAGGAGGCCGAATCATGA